From the genome of Xyrauchen texanus isolate HMW12.3.18 chromosome 22, RBS_HiC_50CHRs, whole genome shotgun sequence, one region includes:
- the LOC127662798 gene encoding syndecan-1-like, producing the protein MKIFSNPALILGLFVWIPVTYSLSTDAPEDQDTSGDDEEFSGSGLAEYDIKATEPAWITDAPVTLSEQTTKIQIITIAPHAPSTVSQPMLTTTQQVIPEDDAWQEKTTTVSLMAAEETTSETTVSIVKEDNRPTVSIKVSDKTTSVPHMETTLVQKTIVADVVNPEREVSGDGAMSTTVLTTTEGRELIPPSFEDNYITEVMTKDDHSELDSDFHFDNEIIPRRIDPVNDDGIAQGATQNESLLERKEVLAGIIAGGVVGLIFAIMLVALMIYRMKKKDEGSYELEEHKHPKGYQKPHKQVEFFA; encoded by the exons TTGTCTACAGATGCACCTGAGGATCAAGACACATCAGGAGATGATGAGGAGTTCTCAGGGTCAGGTTTGGCAGAATATG ATATCAAAGCCACAGAACCTGCCTGGATTACGGATGCCCCGGTGACGCTTTCAGAACAGACCACCAAAATACAGATAATCACGATAGCTCCACATGCCCCCTCCACTGTTTCTCAACCCATGCTGACAACTACCCAACAAGTTATTCCTGAAGATGATGCTTggcaggaaaaaacaacaactgttagTCTTATGGCTGCAGAAGAGACCACCAGTGAAACAACGGTTTCAATTGTCAAAGAAGATAACAGACCCACGGTTTCAATCAAAGTCAGTGACAAAACAACTAGTGTTCCTCATATGGAGACAACACTTGTGCAGAAAACAATTGTAGCTGATGTGGTAAATCCTGAACGTGAAGTTTCGGGTGATGGTGCAATGTCCACCACTGTTCTGACCACTACAGAGGGCCGAGAGCTCATTCCTCCCAGTTTTGAAGACAACTACATTACAGAAGTCATGACAAAAGATGATCATTCTGAGTTG GATTCTGACTTTCACTTTGACAATGAAATTATTCCCAGAAGAATAGATCCTGTGAATGATGATGGAATAGCACAAGGTGCCACACAGAATGAGAGCTTACTAGAAAGGAAGGAAGTTCTCGCAG gtaTTATAGCTGGTGGTGTGGTGGGTCTGATTTTTGCCATCATGCTGGTGGCCCTTATGATCTATAGGATGAAGAAAAAGGACGAGGGCAGCTATGAATTAGAAGAGCACAAGCATCCTAAAGGCTATCAGAAACCTCACAAACAAGTGGAGTTTTTTGCATAA